TCGTTCCGCAGGTACTAACGCCGCAGAACAAATAGTCCAGCTTCGGAAGATCGGCAGCCATCTCCGCCATCGTTGTCTGCTGATGGGACAAGGCATTATTTTTGTTGCCATACTGGTTCGGCCAAAAAGCATCCGGCAGCCGCTTCAGCCAGCGGCGAACGCGGGCAAGCCGTGCCGGCACAAATTCTCCCGTCTCCGGATCAGGCTTCTCGACCAGATCAACTCTCGCGCCATAAGCCTGGAGAACGCGGAGATTCGCTTCCGTTGTTTTGGGATCTACCACGCAAATAAACTTGAAGCCCATCGTGTTGCATAGCTGCGCAAGCCCTACCGCCAGATTGCCCGAGCTGGACTCTACAATAACGGAGCCGGGTTTGATCCGGCCATCCAATAACGCGGCCTCCAGCATAGCCTTTGCTGGACGGTCCTTTACGCTACCGCCGGGATTATGCATCTCCAGCTTCGCGTACACCTCAAAATCGGCATGCTCAAACAATCTCCCCAGCTTCACCATGGGAGTATTGCCAATCATGGACGCAATATTATCGTAAACGCTCATCCACGATCCCTTCCTTCGCTGCTCTGCTGCACAAACAGCTTTTTCTGCTTAATCGGCTTCTTTCCCGTTCCCTCCGGCGAAGCGGAGTCCGTATCTTCGCCAATAAACAATACATCCATTTGTTCCAGCAGGCCGCCCCGTATCATCGCGCCGATCGCAGGAATGGTGCTATGCAGCTCATCGCGAACCGCAGTCCGCGCTTCTTCATTTAAGCCATCAGTTGTCGTAATGTTGATCTGCAGCTTATTGCCGTTCACAAGCACCTTCACCACGGCTTGCCGGACATGCTTGAAGATAGCATTTTCGATGTCGTAAACGCTGATTTTTTCCCCATGCTTCAGCTCCGGGCCAACCCGCTTCACAATAGCGTCAAAGGTAGTAACCTGCTTGCCTTCCCGCTCCTCCACCCTTAAATTCCGGACGACATCGTAAGTGACGAAACGAAGCGCCGGGAAACGCCGCCGCACAAGCGAGGTTAACACCAGCAGCTGCTCCCCCGCAGGAAGCCCGACATCGGGCAGGCCTGCCGCAGCCGGTTCCACGCCCTCGGCTATAATGTCATCCATGCAAACATACCGTTCGATCGACCGGTCATAATAAGCAATCGTTCCGATCTCGATGCTGCCCAGCGTATCCATGATATCCTGCTCGGTAATGCCAAGACGTTCCGCAACCCGCTGCCGCCACGCGGGCGGTGCCGGCTCCCCAACCAGAATGACGCATTGCACGCCCCAGTTAAAATCCGGAGGAGC
This region of Paenibacillus sp. JDR-2 genomic DNA includes:
- the sbnA gene encoding 2,3-diaminopropionate biosynthesis protein SbnA; protein product: MSVYDNIASMIGNTPMVKLGRLFEHADFEVYAKLEMHNPGGSVKDRPAKAMLEAALLDGRIKPGSVIVESSSGNLAVGLAQLCNTMGFKFICVVDPKTTEANLRVLQAYGARVDLVEKPDPETGEFVPARLARVRRWLKRLPDAFWPNQYGNKNNALSHQQTTMAEMAADLPKLDYLFCGVSTCGTIRGCVDYIRENGLQTKVIAVDAEGSIIFGGEKGKVTRLLPGLGAGIKPGLCPDEGIHEVVRVNDRDCIAGCRKLVRMESILAGGSSGGVISAVEKYSPFIEPGSTCAVLLPDRGERYLNTVYDDTWVLRIFGADFTSGLHKQGGII
- a CDS encoding coenzyme F390 synthetase-like protein, translating into MPISMNLPSLRAKWEEVRQLYPWYKEMTGDNKDFNWEDVPLLTQDRLLPYYESDERTVPQDWNVYRTSGTSGNKRKAIYYDASDEEAYIQYKKEMFAELLKNYEVSRALSDMGTGHAEATAVQIFEELGLACESVPFGLPAAAHLIRIAEYRPDVLYTMPSLLDGMLRVAPPDFNWGVQCVILVGEPAPPAWRQRVAERLGITEQDIMDTLGSIEIGTIAYYDRSIERYVCMDDIIAEGVEPAAAGLPDVGLPAGEQLLVLTSLVRRRFPALRFVTYDVVRNLRVEEREGKQVTTFDAIVKRVGPELKHGEKISVYDIENAIFKHVRQAVVKVLVNGNKLQINITTTDGLNEEARTAVRDELHSTIPAIGAMIRGGLLEQMDVLFIGEDTDSASPEGTGKKPIKQKKLFVQQSSEGRDRG